In the genome of Deinococcus aetherius, the window ATCGACACCCTCGCGCAGCCGGTGCAGTGGTGGCCGGCGCGGCCGACCCTGGACAACTACCGCGATGTGCTGAGCAACCCCGACACCAACATCTTGCGCTGGACGCTGAACTCGGCGCTCGTCGCGCTGCTCACCACTCTGCTCACGGTCGCGCTGTGCGTGCTGACCGCCTACCCCCTTGCCCGGATGCGGTTTCGGGGGCGCGAGGGCTGGTTCTGGTTCCTGCTGACCAGCCTGATGGTGCCGGGTATCGTCACCCTCATTCCGCTGTACATCATGATGATCCGCCTGAACTGGATTGACACGTACCACGCCCTGCTCTGGCCCGCCCTGCCCGGCGTGTTCGGCGTCTTCATGCTGCGCCAGTTCTTTGCGGCCGTCCCGCGCGAACTCGAGGAGGCCGCGCGCCTCGACGGCGCGAACAGCTTCCAGATCCTGTGGCGCGTGCTCGTGCCGCTCTCCGTCCCGGCCCTGGTGACGCTCGGCGTGTTCGCGTTCATGGGCTCCTGGAACAACTATGTGTGGCCGCTGTACGTCGTGCACGGCGATACGCAGACGCTGCCGGTGGGCCTCGCGCTCTTCTCCGGGCGCTACGTCACCGACTACGGCAAGCTCATGGCAGGCACCGCCGTCGCCGCCGTGCCCGCGCTGCTCGTGTACCTCCTCGGCCAGCGCTACCTCGAGCGCGGCCTGACCGTCACCGGCCTCAAGGACTGATCCCCTTCAAGGGAAGGGCGGCGCCCCATTCGCGGAGGGGCTCACGTCCGCTGCACTCACCCATCCGCCTTTACCCCGGAGGAATGCCATGCGCCCCATGCACGTCGCCCTGACCGCCCTCACCACGCTGGCGCTCGTCGCCTGCGGCACCGAAGTCGCGTCACCCGCCGGGCAGGCGGGTTCGGGGACCGTGGGCCCGCTCGCTGTCGGCACGCGTCTCGCCGACCGTCAGGGTTACTACCCGCGCGTCGTGCGTCTCGCCCACAACGGCAGCGCGAACGGCCGCCTCGTCGCTACTTTCGAGTCCATCGTGAACGGGCAGCAGAGCGCGGCCTTTTACCAGAGCACGGACGACGGCGCCTCGTGGCAGCTGCTGTCCGAGCTGCGCGACGCGACGCCGCCGCGCAACTGCTGCTCGGTGCTGTACGAGGTGCCGCAGACCCTCGGTTCGACTAGCGCCGGCACGCTGTTCTGGGCAACGTCCGTCGGAACGGACCAGACGCCGCGCACCGCCACGGCCATCAAGATCTACAAGAGCACCGACCAGGGCCGCACCTGGACCTCCTTCTCCACCCCCGTCACCGGCAACACCGGCCTGTGGGAGCCTGAATTCACCGTGGACGCGTCCGGCCGCCTGGTGATGTTCTTCTCCAGCGAGGAGTACAAAGGTTCCGGCTACAACCAGCTGCTGGCGCACCGCGTGTCCACCGACGGCGGAGCCAGCTGGGGCGGGGACGTGATTGACGTCGGTGTGGCCGATAACACCCGGCGCCCGGGCATGGCGGTGGTCCGCAAGCTGCCGAACGGCACCTACCTGATGAGCTACGAGGTGTGCGGTTGGCCCGGCACGCATGACTGCGTCGCGCAGCTGCGCACGTCCCCGAACGGCAGCGACTGGGGCGACCGCACCTGGCTCGGGTACCGCCCGCAGACTGGCGACGGCCACTTCTTCGCGCACGCGCCGACGATCGCTTGGGCGCCCGACGGCTCCGCGAACGGCAAGGTGCTGCTCGTCGGGCAGGTGCTGAAGAACTCGGACGGCTCGCTCGCGGCGAACAACGGCCGGGCGGTGCTGGTGCAGGGCAGCAACGGCGCCGAGAACGTGCCCTGGACGGAGATGACCGCGCCGGTCCAGTCGGTCGGCGCCGGCGACAACCCGTGCGTCAACTACAGCTCTGCCCTGCTGCCGTCCGCGAACGGCTCGAAGCTGCTCGAGCTCGCCACGGACTTCGAGAACGGCACCTGCAAGACCTACTTCGGCACGGGCGCCCTCAACTTTCCGGTCTCCGGGGCGACCTACCGCCTC includes:
- a CDS encoding RICIN domain-containing protein: MHVALTALTTLALVACGTEVASPAGQAGSGTVGPLAVGTRLADRQGYYPRVVRLAHNGSANGRLVATFESIVNGQQSAAFYQSTDDGASWQLLSELRDATPPRNCCSVLYEVPQTLGSTSAGTLFWATSVGTDQTPRTATAIKIYKSTDQGRTWTSFSTPVTGNTGLWEPEFTVDASGRLVMFFSSEEYKGSGYNQLLAHRVSTDGGASWGGDVIDVGVADNTRRPGMAVVRKLPNGTYLMSYEVCGWPGTHDCVAQLRTSPNGSDWGDRTWLGYRPQTGDGHFFAHAPTIAWAPDGSANGKVLLVGQVLKNSDGSLAANNGRAVLVQGSNGAENVPWTEMTAPVQSVGAGDNPCVNYSSALLPSANGSKLLELATDFENGTCKTYFGTGALNFPVSGATYRLVNEQSQQCLDVANGSTAINANVQQYTCNNLAPQNWLLLDKGAGYFTLTSQQSNLCLDDAFGSTAAGANVQQYTCNSLAPQNWRAVSVANGYFKVLNQQASGLALDVDRGSTTPGANVQLYTDNGFAPQHWRFERR